A region of the Apium graveolens cultivar Ventura chromosome 6, ASM990537v1, whole genome shotgun sequence genome:
TCTTCTAGGAATTTATCGGATATTTTCTGTCGTATTTAAAgccttcgtatcaaaagttatacgacccgaactatgttgtaatagctgatatttcaaataaaataattgaccTTATTTTTCGGAGAACGTCTTGTACCATCGTATTATcctgaacatctagatattttataaattttctattttcgcgaaaaatgacttttccgggctcCATTGGGTGgtaaaacccccacaaaaatcacattattattttataaaattacaggactttcaaatataccatttctttgtatttttgaaatattcgcaatttttgggaatttttagcatatatattgtatatattaatatttaaaaattaaaaatcaatactcaaaaattataaagttaggggccaattaattttaaaagatgtataattaggagtattattttacttactataaatagcctaatttttatctaattaattataattaataattaaaaatcagaaaaatcagtaAATTCTCTGAAATGCGGGTCAAGATTTTCGGGTCGGGTTGAACAATCAAACCGGATGTGAGTATCAAAATTCATCCTCTTGATCTGTTCTTTCGATTTCTAGTattaatttcatgttttgattctttatttttcaattttgatttctagggtttatacctgAATTATGActtttgattcaagggttattagaATGATTTGATGATAGATATAGCTTCCTTGTGAtgtttacagtcgattcatggtatttaattgaatAAACGATTGCTTGAACTGTTAattcaatttctagggtttatgaTCAATTTTTGATTTGTACGTTTTTTATTttggtgaatatttggttccttAGATGTTAGGGTTTTGATTATACAGTTCataagctttgatttgcactatagaacgtgaGGTTTTATCTACGGATGAGTGAAATGGATGTCTCGCTGGAGATGAAGTCAGTTTGATCGAAAAAATTGATCTGAGTGTTATTCTGTGATGTTATGGCCGGAGTTAAATTGCTAGGATGATTTAGAACTGAAACCAGCTTAAAAACGAACCAAACGGTTACGTTTTTGGCTTGAAATCGGGTCACTGGAATCTTGGccagtcgccggattctggggaTTTTCCGGTCATATTCTTCATGACCCGGAAATTAACCCGGTTGACCTGTTTGTTTTACCCGATTTTGATCTATTTTAGTCAGAGATTGTTTTCTGATAAATGTTTCaggaaattatttttactttttatttttattgtttataaaatcagtttttatttattttataaattgattaattaattatttaactaattgatttatattataaataatttttaaatattttctaaaaatcagaattacttatttctttaattatttaatatttattaattatttaaaagtggttaattattttgataattaatcaaattattttcaataaatcataataaattctttttaatttcaaaaattatgaaaaaatcatttttaattctgattttcccaaataattatttaaaaatatttttagggtttaataattaggaataattatttatattgaataataaattgatctatctgtatttattgaataataattgatGCGTTTACCCGATTTGAGCAAACCGAAAGGCAttcgactcagaaaaatgataTGTTTTCATTGAAAATAGTTTTACATCCTAATTTATTTTAGAAGCGAGTCGACtttcaatatttatttacttgtaAGCCTTATTACGTATAGAGACTAGTccaataaattctgaaaaataggaaacgagccagATATTGTTCAGTAAAGCGAATAAcgagtcgatttcgattctaaaaattattttaaacctagaatgactatgtgacttatgtgttatgtgaattatgtggttatcGAGTCTTAATTGTAATTAATTATTATACGAATTAGTAATACgcgtacgggtagacgataaaggctatgtgaagtcggtttgagacgcgattgaaATGCGAGATGCTAAATAggtctatttctttgatagaagcgAAGCCAGTAAGGCAGAATGAGCCGGTGATAGAATAAGGTGATACACTTGTGGTAAATCGCGTGAAAGACAAgcttttcccctattctaattttaGAATAGTGAATTACTTCAGATTCTTATCGCAATTGCACACTTATAATTCCTGTTCCTgaacactgatacacaattattattcATTTGTTCATATctcatttcgattcctgatttctcctaatttgTTCAATCCTCTATTCACATTCCAATAGttacatatatatttacatataacttgatatattctgatgttgggatatatcaaagcaTATCGATTGTTCAGGTTGATCCTCTATGGACTGGATGATGACGATTGggatcaggtatacacttgattttaaggaccgggaattaaccggatccttgtattggaccgtagagcctgggtaccagaatggatctatacattgagGTATGGATCTGCATTGTGTCCTGgatgatcagcaggatataggtgcgaacttgtgtccagtttagtttattttatattcgccgatagtggccttcgttcttttcttgcggggttatatctttgcagatgtaactAAATTACCAGTTCATTTGGCTTTATTATAATACTACAGATATattatggacttgttgagcaacttatggctcaccctctttctgttgttattcaccttattattttcagttaagaaggaaaatgaaatcTATCAGGACTCGAGTAGTAAAGAAATGAGTCAAGCCGGGGGACCCTCTCATACTAAAGGTGTTGATCCCGAtctaggaagaaagctttgagtttcctcagcaggtgtagtgtagataatAATGTGTGTTTAAATAAAGAAGGAAggtagtttaaaacttgttagacaatggtttgtaataaagagagttttgtgagattttaaatttaaatcataataaaagtagaatgtggttcttattttcatacttcaacctaaaaagatcctggttagtataACAGAGGTTTAGATATAATCTGCTTAATTGTTGTACAGGTTGTACATGTTtggagattagctagtaacccccacacttataacccgggtttggagggcgttacaggtttggcatcagagctgtaggtttggtccctgaaaacaagaacattaggattaagataagataggaagatcacataagatatgAATATGAGTGTTAGGGTTTAGATAAATCTAGATTAGGAATGTATAAGTTCTAGGAATGTTAAGTGACCCTTTTCTTTCCTTGTTGTATTATCAGATGGAATTATCAGTGTCATCCGAGAGGACTGTTATTGGGCCAGCTGCACCAGCTATACCACCAGTGTCAGCATAAATATTTCCACCACTTCCACCACCATCACTACCCCAGGAGCCAGCACCACCAACTCCAGAGCAGATACCAGATCCCGAAGAGAAGTTTTATCCTTTAGAGTTCTTTGAGCCAATGTTTCCACCTCCACTTTCGGTACAGTATCAGTTTATACCAGAGATTGAGCCAGAGCTTCCACCAGCAGTATTGCCTCCTTTACCTGTATACGCTCAAGCACCGGAGATAGTTCAGATGGCCCCGGTCGAGGGGATGGATGAGCACAATGTAGGATTACAGTTGGATTTGCCAAAGCAGGGTGTTGCAGGGATACCTAGGGTTCCATTACAGGAGTCTATGGGACAGGTTGCAGAGCCACATATGGTACCGTATCATGAGTATAGTTTTGTGTGAGAGGATGTTGAGTAATGGAGATCTCAGTGTAGAGAGATCATGGGGTTGTTTGACCAGAGAGATAGAGGACCGTTAGCTGCACTCTAGCCAGATTACATGATGAGGCACATAGTTCAGTTGACAGTGTATATTGCTACTCTTAAGTTAGATGCTTTGATGTATGATGGGACGCATTCTCATGCAAAGTATCATAGAGCTACCCGCTTGGCATAGTTGATTATCGAGATAGTTCAGGATGAGTTGAAGCGCATTCCAccagggttttgatgtttgacaGCAGGAGACTAGTTTTTGTATTATATGTGAcatatatagatatatacatCGTAGTATAGTGTGATAGATATGTATGTGTGTAGTATCTAGTTTTGAGATGTATCAGCAGTAACCATGACAGATCTGATGGAGACCTTTTGTATCAAACACTTACaactgaggctggtgtcatatatataaaataaactttttcaactttttcttttttatttatttaaattccaGACTTTACatcatttacatttattttattattttacagTTTTTCATATTTTAATTTCTGTTTAACTTAAAACGGTGTATCATCattatcatttaaaattttaaaaatcatttcaaccgattgtttaaattttattcatttaaacTTCTTGTTTTAATGTTAGTCATATTGTTTTTTTTCCATTACCCATTGTTTAACTTTCCTGTTTTCATATCAGATAAATTGTGTCTTTATTAACTGTTTTATAAATCATTAAAAagaatcatttattttattatcagaaaaatggcaccaaaaagaaagatcAGAACTGAAACCTCCAACAGCAACTCTAAGGGACAGACTAATGATactatgaaccaaatgttccatctgatgcaacaacgGATGGTAATGATTCAGCAGCAGAAGCAACAATAATAACAACAGATTTAACAACAgatgttacaacaaccacctcgtcTTGAACCTCAGATACCACCAGTTGTGCCTGCTATTACCTTTAAGCAGTTTCATTCAGTtaagcctccagaatttgaaggtACATCGGATCCTACTAAAGCTAGGgcttggttaaaagaaatggagaaagcgtttgCGCTTGTGAAAGTTGGagaagaccagaagactgattttgctatctatttcctgaaaggagaagcaaattattagtgggaaTCAAAAAAAGCTTTAGAGGGTAAAGACGCTGTGACTTGGGATCGATTTACTGAATTATTTCTGGAGATGTATTTTCCTCGctatatgaagaaccagatggaaatcAAGTTCTTGGAACTAAAGCAAGAGAATATGTCAGTAACTGAATACGAAGTCAAGTTTACTGAATttgctaggtttgttccagagcaggttGATACTGAAGAGAAACAAGCTAAGAAATTCCAACAGATATTACAGTCATGGATTCACAGCCGAGTGGCAGTTTTTGAATTGACGACTTATACCGACGTGGTTTAGTATGccatgattattgaaggggaaagttTAATGTCCCAAAGGAAAAGGGACAAGGAAATTTTCAGAACCGTTCTAACAGGAAGCcaggatttcaagcccggacatatataaattttaaaaggacAGGACAAGGAAACTAGAGAGTTGGTAATCATTTCCAAGATCCCAACCAGCAGGGAATCATTAGACTACCCTTGCCATACTGGAAAACATGTGGTCAGAAACATACGGGTGTCTGCAATAAGGCAAATATGAtatgtttcaagtgcaagcagaATGGGCATTACTCTAATGATTGTCCAGCGGGAAGaacagaagttacttgtttccaatttGGAAGGAAAGAGCATGTTGCTAGGGATTGCAGAGGACCAGCTATGGCCTCTAGTGTTCcaaaagtattggcattacctccaccaccacagCACAGTCAGCCAAGAGCGAGAACTTTTAGTATGACAATGAAGGAAGCTGTGCAGAGTACTAGTGTGATTACAAGTACGCTTTCTGTGAATTCAGTAGATGCAAAAGTATTGATAGATTctggagccacaagatcttttaTTTATGAAGAATTTATTGATAAGATATGTTATAAAATTCAacggttgggcgagacgttaattataaaattagcgaataatgacCAAGTTCCTGTAGATCGAGTCTGTCATGAGTGCGATATCGatatagccggacatcatttctctgtGGACTTGATTtctttcaagttaggagagtttgatgttattttaggaatgaattggttagcttgtcataatgctcgGATCAATTGTGTGAATAAGAAAGTAAAGatgcgaactgcggaaaatgcaacgatAATGTTTAGAGGCGAGAAACCACGAAAGAAATTTCTGACAATGATGCAGACTAAGCGATTGCTACGACAAAGATGTAAACTTTATCTAGCTTATGTATTGGATATTGAGAAAGAAAGTCCAAggatagaagacattccagttgtatatGAATTTCCAGACGTTTTTCCAGATGAATTTCCAGGATTATCGTCGGACCGAAAAATTGAGTTTACTATCGatttagcaccaggtacagaaccagtttcaaaagctccGTATCAGATGacaccagttgaaatgaaggaattatcaacacaattacaagatcttctggatagaggaattataagacccagtgtgtcctcatggggtgcaccagtattgtttgtgaagaagaaagacggTAGCATGTGACTGTGTATCgattattatgaattaaataagctgactattaagaataaatatcctttaccccGGATCGATGATTTTTTTGACCAATTAAAATGAGCCGCATAGTTTTCCAAGATAGAGTTAAggtcgggataccatcaattgaagatcaatgctgaagatattcccaagattgcTTTTCATACCAGATATGGACACCAAaaatttcttgtaatggcatttgGTCTGACTAACGCACCAGCAGcgttcatggatttgatgaacatggtattcaagaggtacttggataaatttgtgattgttCTTATTGACGgcatcttgatttactcgaagactgaagaagaacatgcagatcatttgaggattgctttggaaattttaagaaaggaaCAGCTTTATGCGAAGTTCTtgaaatgcgaattttggttaaaagaagtacaatttctgGGCGATATTATTAGTATGGAAGGAATTAAAgttgatccagcgaagattgaagctgtattgAACTGGtaaagaccaaagacaccgacagaagtcCGAAGTTTCTttggattggcaggatattataggagatttgtcaaggattttgcgaaaatagctacgccactaaccaagttaactcgaaagaATGAAAATTTTGTATGAGatgaaaagtgtgaagaaagttttcaagaaccGAAGATTCGATTGGTAACTGCACCAGTACTTGTGCTACCAGATGAGCAAGGAGATTTTGttatttacagcgacgcttcatATCGAGGACTAGGATGCGTATTGATGTAGCACGGTAATGTAAttgcatatgcttctagacaactaaaacctcatTAACAGATATATCTTACGCATGATCTAGAACTAGTAGCAATCGTGTTTAcactgaaactttggagacattatctgtacgcgagaaatgtgaaatttacacagatcataagagtctaaagtatatttttatgcagaaggaacttaacatgagacaatGACGATGgatagaattgatcaaggattatgatgttaccatcagctatcatccaggaaaagcgaatgttgtggcagatgcgttAAGCCGAAAAGAGAAATTAAATATGTTGACTTCTTCAGAAGAATTAGCCAGAGAATTCGAGAAGTTGGAAATTGAGGTTCACATTCCAAGTGAATCCACTGAAGTTATTTATGCAATGACATTCCAACCAGAACTATTAGAAAAGATTTGAAGATGCTAAGAAGAGGTGATGAGTCAAGAAGACGACAACTTAACTGGAGAAGAAATCACAAgtcagaaagatgataaaggaattcAACATTTTTCATCcagaatctggatacctaatgtgtcagaattgaaagaagaaatacTACGAGTTGCTCACACCTCAAGATATTTCATACATCccggaagtacaaaaatgtatcgagatctgaaagaaaacttttggtggccaaatatgaagaaagaaatggcagaatgggtaagtaaatgctacacatgtcAACGAGTGAAAGCAGAACACCAACTTCCAAGCGGATTACTATAACcactggatattccagaatggaaatgggaacatttagcaatagatttcgtggtaggacttccaaggaccAGAGCAAATCATGACGCAATTTGGGTGATTATCGACATACTAACGAAGTCAACatattttcttccaatcaatgaaagattttcactcgataAGTTGTATCGATTGTGTTTGATCGAGATCCacattttaattcaagattctggagataatttcaagaatgccttggtaccaaactaaacatgagtaccgcttatcatccgcaaacagatggacagagtgaaagaactatccaaacaattgaagatatgttacgcgTCTGCGCAAttgattttgaaggaagttgggacgagcatttaccgcCAGTAGAATTTTcatacaacaacagctatcacacAAACATTAGtatgccaccttatgaagctttatatagAAGGAAATGTAGATCACCTGTGTATTATTGGGATAAAGTTGGTGAATGTAAAATTTTGGGTCTAGAATTGATCCAGCAAACCGAGGATAAGATCGAACTTATCCGAAAGTGACTCGAAGCAGCGCAAAATCGACAAtgtaaatatgcagatcaagccagaaAGGATATGAACTACCAATAAGGAGAGCATGTACTACTCAAGATATttccatggaaaggattgaccagatttggcaataagggtaaactAAAGCCACGTtatgttggtccatttgaaattctgaaaaaAGTCGGGAAAATTgcttacgagttagccttactgcctcacatgcaacatatccataatgtgttccacatgtcaatgcttaagagatataatcctgattctatacatgtaatagaatatgagccgatagagattCAATCTGACTTGTCTTATATAGAGcaaccaataagaattctagatcagCAAGAGagagtgttgagaaataagtctgtacctTTAGTACGAGTCGTGTGGATGAATCTATGGTTAAAGAGTCAACCGGGGAACTTGAGAGtaaaatgttagaaaagtatccccagttattttcttagcgagattctgaggacagaatcctattaagggggaaagatgtaacgactgggaaattatgcttgtattatatcgtaataaagataaattatgtgttttattatgttatttatgtgtaattagctatagaaccctaactgttatgtgttacgtgtacTCAGTATCGTCAGGGTATCAAAATTTATTCGACCCGAACTATGTTTTAATAGttgatattttaaataaaataattggccttatttttcgtAGAACGACTtataccatcgcattattctgaacatcaagatattttataatttttctcATTTCGCGAAAAATGTCTTTTCCGgtccccattgggtgttaaaaccccccacaaaattcacatttttatttttataaaattataggactttcaaatataccatttctttgcatttttgaattattcacaatttttgggaatttttggcatatatattgcatatattaaatatttaaaaataaaaaattaatactcaaaaattataaaattaggggccagttaattttaaaagatgtataataagggccttaattttaattaggagtattattttacttattataaatagcctaatttttatttaattaattataattaataattaaaaatcagaataaTCAGTAAATTCTCTAAAATTCGGGTCAGGATTTTCGGGTCGGGTTGAACAATCAAACCTTGATTTTGAGCTAATTTCTGCATcaaatcgatcgatgtgagtatgtataagtggattttatatctattTGGAACGCTTTatttcaggcttaagttggtgttttggactcaagttggtatttttgatgtgtttttgtgtttatgcatttcaagcataagttaaatgaagaaagaagcttttcaaaGGAATATGCTGAAAATAGATTAGAATTGGAAGCTTAGGCCATTttaaagttgtagagaatcttgttagcttcgtgtgggcagttgaatcgcctaattctgacgagcagaactcaagatacggccaaaagaagaattgtcagaatGTTTCCAGAATGTcaccagaatcctgattttagtcgaaattaaAGATTTTGAAAGTCCTTGTCATCttggagcctatatatatcaatacaaagacatttttaacaacaaggaggcctgagagagcaataagaagacttagagagcacgagacggctacggagaagaagacttttgttttctttgatttaggcgatacttgaatgcttgtttttgatttgtctttaaaccctagtactcttatattttttattatcatgctttcattggaacccatggtgatgatgagtttgattatgaactaatcattatcttAGGGTTCTaaggatttacttatggatttctttagttaaattatttcgataccttagtgtgtggtgattgtatgataacctagtatgggttgtgcttattcatcttatgtgcgtagataacatataagatagagtgttaatctctattgaagcgaaagtaaatatagaggtttagaactttccatgctagcataggttcatgggttattgttatgcatgattcgtaggtaattttaaccatcttacttgccctatgtaatcaagatagataacttgcgcattaaaccgttatgttttcaattcttatataCATATAAGGattaagcataattggtgtctattcaacaTCTATCTCTTTTGgggatgcttggtagtagggtattcatacTACTAAAGTTGGctttactagtttcgtgttatctgattagtgtcatcacattacatgctaaggttaagaacaaaaagactattgaatgaagtatttaatgaagttaggatcccatgtttgtcatatatattaattcaaccattctttttctcttagttataattgttagtttaattcttagttataaacaatctcaacttgttatttgtcttagcattggataataaccatatcattgttgcataggtgcatattcttaaattaaccaaagagtctctgtgggaacgaatttgatctaaatcttatactacttgcgaacgcgtatacttgcgtttattattagcgcgtgttaacgtcctaacaagtttttggcgccgctg
Encoded here:
- the LOC141665599 gene encoding uncharacterized protein LOC141665599, whose protein sequence is MLQQPPRLEPQIPPVVPAITFKQFHSVKPPEFEGTSDPTKARAWLKEMEKAFALVKWESKKALEGKDAVTWDRFTELFLEMYFPRYMKNQMEIKFLELKQENMSVTEYEVKFTEFARFVPEQVDTEEKQAKKFQQILQSWIHSRVAVFELTTYTDVV